The Acidipropionibacterium virtanenii DNA segment GATCTTCCTGCCCCTCGTGCTGGCCTACCAGATCTGGAGCTACTGGGTCTTCCGCAAGCGCATCTCGAAGGAAGCCATCCCCTCGGACATCGCCCCGGCGTCGGCCTGATCCCTGGTGGCCCCGCCGCTGGATCCGAGGCTGCTCCGCAGGGCCCGGGCCACCGTGCCCTTCCTGGTGGCGCTGTGCGCCACCGGGGCGGTCACGGCAGTCCTGGTACTCGGCCAGGCGTGGCTGCTGTCCCGGTCGGTCTCCTCGGTCTTCGCCACCCACTCGATGGATGGAGTGGGCCGATGGGCCGCGCTGCTGGGTCTGGTGTTCTGCGGCAGGGGATTGACGTCGTGGGCCACCGAATGGTTCTCCCACCGGGCGTCGGCGGCGGTGAAGTCGCAGCTGCGCGGCGACCTGCTGCGCGCCCGGCTGGCCCGACCCACCGACTCCTCGACGACGTCGGGGACCCTCATCACCCTGATCACCACGGGCCTGGACGCCCTGGACGGGTTCTACGCGAAGTACCTGCCGCAGCTGGTGCTGGCCGTCATCGTGCCGGTGGTGCTGGCGGTGGCGATCGCCACCCGGGATGTGGTGAGCGTGGTGATCATCGCCGTCACCATCCCGCTGATCCCGCTGTTCATGGCGCTCATCGGGTGGCGCACCGAGACGGCGGTGCGCAGGCGGTTCCACGTCGCGACCCGGCTGTCCGACCACTTCGCGGACCTGATGAGCGGGCTGCCCACCCTGCAGGTCTTCGGGCGGGCCCGGGCCCAGCTGGAGGGGCTGCGCCGCACCGAGGGGGCCAACCGCACCGAGACGATGCGGACCCTGCGGATCAGCTTCCTGTCCTCCTTCGTCCTGGAGCTGCTGGCCACCCTGTCGGTGGCGCTCGTGGCGGTGACCGTCGGTTTCCGGGTGGCCGCCGGCGGGATGAACCTGCAGACCTCACTGTTCATCCTCATCCTCGCCCCCGAGGTGTACCTTCCGGTGCGCGAGGTGGGGGCGCGCTTTCACGACTCCGCCGACGGCATGGCGGCGGCCGAGGCGGCCTTCGCGGTGATCGACCGGGCCGGGAGCGCGTCTGCCCCGGCTTGCTCCCCCACCACGGGCTCCTCCCCCGGGGGCATCGACGTGCCCTCCCCCCGCGACGTTCCCGTCGTCCTCGAAGGCCTGACCCTCACCTATCCCGACACCGCGGCCCCCGCCCTGGACGGCCTGGACCTGCGCATCGACCCCGGCTCGCTCGTGGCGCTGGCGGGCCATTCCGGTGGCGGGAAGACGACGGCGCTGGACTGCCTGCTGGGCTTCCTGACCCCCGACTCGGGGCGCATCCGGGTGGGGGACGTCGACCTGGTCGGCGCGTCGCCGGACACCTGGCGGGTCTGGCGCCGGCATCTGGCCCACGTCTCCCAGGACCCGGCGATGATCCGAGGCACCCTGGCCGACAACCTGCGGCTGGGTGCCGCCGATGCCACCGACGAGCAGCTGCGTCACGCACTGGACCGCTGTGGTGCCCACTCGCTGGCACTCGACAAGCGGGTCGACGACGACGCCGAGGGCCTCTCGGCCGGGGAACGACGCCGGGTCGCGATGGCCCGCGCACTGCTGCGGGTCGAACTGGGCGGGGCCGGGATGCTCGTCCTCGACGAGCCCACCGCCGGGCTGGACGACGCCGCCGAGGCGACAGTGCTGGAGACGGTGCGGGCCCTGGGGACGTCGGTGCTGGCAGTGAGCCACCGGTCCGCGGTGCTGGAGGGGGCCGACGTCGTCGTCACCCTGGGCGGACAGAAGGCGCGCCCGTGAACACGTCCCCCTGGCGCCCCGCCGCCCGCCTGCTGCGCACCCTCCTCGACGACTCCGAGCACGGCGTGGAGCACGGCCGCCGCCTTCTGGTGCTCTCGGTGCTCCTGGCGGCCTGCGCATCCGGTGCCTCGGTCGGGCTGATGGGGGTGTCCGGCTGGCTGCTGTCGCGGGCCGCAGAGCTGCCGCCGGTGCTGTACCTGGAGGCGGCCGCGGTGGGCGTGCGGTTCTTCGGCATCTCGCGGGGCGTCTTCCGCTACGCCGAACGGCTCATCGGCCACGACCTGGCGCTGCGCATGCAGGGCGGCCTGCGGATGCGGGTCTACGACCGCATCTCCCGCACCACCCTGCTGGGACGTCGTCACGGGGACCTGCTGGTGCGCGTGACCGCAGACGTCGAGGCGATCCTCGACCTGGTGGTGAGGGTGGTGGTGCCCGCCTGCGCCGCCTCTCTGGTCATCATCGGGACGACGGTGCTGCTGGGTCGGTTCTCGGTGGGTTCGGCCGCCGTGCTGCTCGTCTCGGCGATCCTGGCCGGGGTCGTGATGCCCTGGCTCACCCAGCGGTTGTCCCGGACCGCCGATGCGTCGATGGTCCCACTGCGGGGCATGCTGGCCGACCGCACCCGGGAGCTGGCTCACGCGGCTCCCGATCTGGTGGCCCTGGGAGCCGAGGAGAAGGCCCTGGCATCCGTGCTGGACGTCGATGCGCGGTTGCGGGCGGCCGAACGCAGGTCGGCCCGGGTGCGCGGCCTGGCCACCGGCGGCCAGGTGGTGGCGGCCGGCGTCGCGGTGATCGGCGCCCTGCTGATCGGAGGACAGGCGGTCGCCGACGGGCGTATGGGCGGACGGATCCTGGCGGTCCTGGTGCTCACTCCGCTGGCCCTGCACGAGGTCTTCTCCAGCTTCAATGCGGCCGCTCAGACCTTCACCCGGGCCTCGGCGGCGCTGCGCCGGGTCGATGAGGTGCTCCAGGAGGAGCCGGTGGGCTCAGGGGACTCCACCAAGGCACAGGTCGCGGGTTCTCAGCCCTCGCTGCGGGCGCGCGATCTGGCGATCGGCTGGCCCGGTGGGCCCCGGGTGCTCGACGGTCTGGATCTTGACATCGGGCCCGGGGAGAGGGTCGCGGTGGTCGGCCCGTCGGGGATCGGCAAGACCACCCTGGCCGCCACCGTGATGGGTCTCATCCCCCCGATGGGAGGCTCTGTGGAGACCACCGGGCGGGTGCGCTACCTCGCCCAGGACGCCCACGTCTTCGCCACCACCGTCGCCGAGAATGTGCGGATCGGCGCCCGCGACGCCACCGACGGTGAGGTCGCCGACGCGCTGCGGCGGGCGGGGCTGGAGATTCCCACCGACCGGGTGGTCGGCGAGGACGGCGCGACGCTGTCCGGTGGGGAGGCGCAGCGTCTGGCCCTGGCACGGGTGCTCGTCGCCCATACTCCGTCCTCCGGCGGCGCCATTCCCTCCACCTCCACGGCCCCACTCACGTCCCCGCTCCTCATCCTCGACGAGCCCACCGAGCACCTGGACTCCGAGACCGCCACGGCGCTGATGGACGATCTGTGGGCCGTCACGGCGCCGGACGCGCTCGAGAACTCGCCGGACTCACCGGACTCACCGGGCGCCGCCATGCTGGTCATCACGCACGACCGGACCGTGATGGGCCGCTGCGACCAGGTGCTCCGCCTCGGGTGATCAGAAGCCGGCACCCGCCATTTTCCATGGCTCGAATCCAGTTTCTGTGCGTTAGCTGTCCAGGGATGGTTCTCCCCAGCGGGCATGCCCAGAAACGCTTGGGAAGACTCTGCAATTGTGGCGAAACGGTCGTGCGCCCGACACCATCCAGACACATGCGAATTAGTGAGGATGCCCGCGTGCCAGCCGGTCCGCAGGCGGGATCAGGATGGGGTCGTCATCGCTGGACACCCGCGTGGTCCAAGGCCGGTCTGCACGGGAATCAGGGCAGCTCTCGGTCCACCCCTCTCCACCACAATTGCAGAGTCCTCCCAAGCGACTCCGCACACACTCCGCCGAGCGCAGTGTCCCATGAGTGAAATCGGGCCACATGCTCTTGAGGGCGGAGAAGCCAGAGTGCACCTGCCGCCATCATCGGCTCAGTCCGTGATCGGGTGCGCCTTGCCCCGAGGATCCCTGCGCCGCACCGCTTTCCTCTTCGCACCGATGGCCAGCCCCTGCTCCATCTGACCCAGTTCCCACCTGATCAGAACGCCGCCCTCCATCTGCGGCCTCGCATCGAGAGTGTTCCGAAGCTTGTCCACCGTTGTGAGTCCCGAGTCGAGGACCGGACGGATGACCGCCCTCATCCAGCCGCGGAGCATCGGCGGGTAGGAACGCTGGAACCAGATCACGGGGTCCTCCTCCCGGAAGTGACTGTGCAGCTTGCCCTCACAGAGATCCAGCACGGTCTCCTCCACGCAGGAGCGCGGCGGGTTCCCGACGACAGTCCGAACACCCTGGTGGAACCGCCACGGATTCCACATCTCATGCACCAGGCGTTCCAGCTCAGGATCACCCCCGGTCTCGGAAGCCGACCTCCCAGCCTTCGCCACCGGCTTGGGCACTGGAGTGTCGCGACGCCGCGGCACCGATCGCCCCGGTGGGACCCAGATGTCGATCTGCGGGGGTTGGCCGTTGATCCCGTACAGATATCCGGCTGCCGATCCGCCCAGGCACGCGCCCTCCCCCGCCTGGAGCAGGCCCGCCCATGCCAGCTGCTCCCAGACGGGCAGATCGGTGGCGTAGACGCCCCGCGCCAGCCGACGCCACCGACCTGTCTCAACCATCGCCCGCACCTGTGCAGACGTCATGCCGTACTCCATCGCCTGTTCGCGGGTGATGACTCCGCCCTGGACAGAGGCGATGAATACGAGACGACGAGAAACTCGATCCATGACACAGCATTCTCAAGGGTCCGGGCGCCACGGGGGAAGGGTCTGAGGGAACAACCCGAACGGTCCGAGAGAACAAGCTCAGCGTCCGGACACACCTCGGGCGCCGCCCCGGCCGAACCGGAACGGCGCCCGAGGCGCGTCCTCACCTGTCAGGCGGCCTCACGACCGCCAGATCCCACAGCGATCAGGCGTCGTCGACCACGATCACGTAGAGCGTGCGGGGTCCGTGCACCCCGTCGACCCGCGACAGCTCGATGTCGCTGGTCGCCGACCCGCCGGAGATCCAGGTGAGCGGGTGGCCCTCCAGGACGGCGGGCTTGACGATCTGCATCGCCTCGGGCACGTCGGAGACCACTTGGGAGGCCCGGACCACGCACACATGGCGGTCGGGCACCAGGGTCAACGCCCGGCGTCCCTGGTCGGCGATGTGGGTGAGCACGATCGTGCCGGTGTCGGCGACCCCGGCGGCCGAGGCCGTCACGACGGCCTCGGTCTCGTTGAGGGTCTCCTTGCTCAGCTGCGGATCATCCACCCGGGCATCCAGGCCGGCGGCCCGGATGGCGTAGATCCAGTCGGAGTCCAGGCCGGGGGGAACCGCCGCGCTCATTCGCGCTCCGGTGGCCCGCAGCCCGTCGATGACTGCCTGCGGCACGTCGACGGCCTTCACCCGCACCACGGTGGCGGAGTAGTCGATGACCTTCTGCACGAAGGTGCCGACGACGTCGTCCATCTCGATGCCGGTGCCGTACTCCCAGTCGATCGGGACATCGGTCTCGGGGTTCTTGTCGGTGATGTCGGCGGTCGCCCGGCGGATCCTGGCCAGAATCTCGGTGCGGGCCGCGGCCTCCTGGGCGGTGCTCATCACTTGCCCTCCTGTCGGTTCTTCTTCCACCAGCTGCGGAAGGTCTCGGTGGGCGGCGCCTCGACGTCGCGATACTTCAACCAGCGCTCGGCCACCGGCACCGGGATCGGCCCCAGCGGCTTGCCGCGCAGCGCCTTGCCGGCACCGCGGGTGGCCATCTGGACGCCCTCGAAGCGCTTGGCGCTTCCGAAGATCCAGCCGGCCGTCTTCATGAGGTTGCGTTCCACGGTGCCCTCGGCGTCGTGGCCGAAGCGGTCGGCCTTCTCGGCGTCGGCCACCCGGTTGCGCAGGTGCAGGATGATGTCGGTGAAGGGGATCTTCACCGGGCACACATCATTGCAGGCCCCGCACAGCGAGCAGGCGTAGGGCATGCCGCGATCCACCGGATCGTCGACCCCGCGCAGCTGCGGGGTGAGGCTGATGCCGATCGGGCCCGGGTAGACCGAGCCGTAGGCGTGACCGCCGGCCCTCTCGTAGACCGGGCAGGTGTTGATGCAGGAGGCGCAGCGGATGCATCGCAGCACCTCGCGTCCCACCTTGTCGGCCAGCACGTCGGTGCGGCCGTTGTCCATGAAGATGACGTGCTGCTCCTGGGGGCCGTCGCCCTCGGTGACGCCGCTCCACACGGAGTTGTACGGGTTCATCCGCTCGCCGGTGGCCGAGCGGGGCAGCAGCTTGAGGAAGACCTCCAGGTCGTCGAAGCTCGGCAGCACCTTCTCGATGCCCACCATCGACACCAGGGTGTCGGGCAGGGTGAGGCACATCCGGCCGTTGCCCTCGGACTCCACGATCACCAGGGAGCCGGTGTCGGCGCACACGAAGTTGCCGCCGGAGACCGCCATCTTGGCGCGCAGGAACTTCTCACGCAGGTGCAGCCGCGCCGCGCCGGCCAGCTCCGGCGGGTTCTCCGAGACGTCCTCGGGGGCGGGGCGCCCGTAGTTCTTCATCTCCCGCAGGAAGATCTCGCGCACCTCGGCACGGTTGCGGTGGATGGCCGGCACCACGATGTGGGAGGGACGGTCGTGGCCGAGCTGGACGATCAGCTCCGCCAGGTCGGTCTCCCAGGCCGCGATCCCCTGCTCCTCCAGGTACTCGTTGAGGTCGGTCTCCTGGGTGGTGATCGACTTGATCTTCACCACCTCGTCGACGCCCTTGGCCTTGGCGATCTCGGCGACGATCCGGTTGGCCTCCTCGCCGTCACGGGCCCAGTGGACGTGGACGCCGTGGGCCTCCAGGTTCTTCTCGGCCTCCTCGAGGTAGTAGTCCAGGTGCCGCGAGACCCGGTTCTTGATCGCGGTGGCGGCGTCGCGCAGCTCCTCCCAGTCCGGGGACTCGGAGACGCGCAGGGCCCGCTTGTTGCGGATCGTGGTGGTGGCGTTGCGCATGTTCTTGCGCTGGACACTCAGCTCCAGCTCGGTCTTGACCGCCTTCTGGAACTTCGGCATTCCCAGGAAGGTGCCGCCGTTGTCCGGAGCGGGGGTCAGACGGGCGACGCCATGATTGCCCTCGGTGATACGACGCAGTTCGGTACCCATGTCGTCAGTCCTCCTCGGTGTTGGCCAGGATCTCGGCCAGGTGGATGGCCTTGACGCCCGAGTTCTGGCGGGACAGCACCCCGCCGATGTTCAGCAGACAGGAGTTGTCGCCGGCGACCACGTACTCGGCCTCCGTCTCACGGACGTGGCGGGCCTTGTCATTGGCCATCGCGGCGCTCATGTCGGGGTTCTTGACGCAGAAGGTGCCGCCGAATCCGCAGCACTGCTCGTCGGCCGGCAGCGGCACCATCGTCATGCCCTTGACGTGGCTCAGCAGCCGGTAGGGCTTGTCGCCGAGCTTGATGAAACGGAGACCGTGGCAGGACGGATGGTAGGTGACGCGGTGCGGGAAGTAGCCGCCGACGTCGTCGACCCCCAGCACGTCGACGAGGAACTCGGGCAGATCGAAGATCTTCGAGCTCACCTCGTCGACCTCGCGGATCAGGCCCTTGTCCCCGGTGTGGCGGGCCAGCATCGGATGCTGCTCGCGGACCGCGCCGGTGCACGATCCCGACGGCGCCACCACGTAGTCATAGCCGGAGAAGGCCTTGACGTACTGCTTGACGGCGGGGATCGACTCGTCGAAATAGCCCGAGTTGGTGGTCATCTGGCCGCAGCAGGTCTGAGCCTTGGGGAATTCCACCGAGCAGCCGAGGCGCTCGAGGATCTTGACGACGGCCTGTCCCGTCTGGGGGAACATGACGTCATTGATGCAGGTGATGAACAGCCCGACCGTCATCCCGGCGCCGGGTCGTCCCGGCGCGGCGGCCGCACCGCTGTGGGGGGCAGTGGTTGTTGTCATGAGAGTTACCTCCGGTTGTCGGGACGATCAGGGCAGGATCCACGCCAGCACGGGCGTGGACATGAGTCCGGCCAGGATGCACATCAGCACGATCAGCAGGATCGAGTACTTGAACACCTTGCGCAGGATGATCGACTCCCCACCCATCAGGCCGATGGCGGTGGCGGCCACGGTCAGCGACTGGGGGGAGATCATCTTGCCGACGACGCCGCCGGCGGCACCGGTACCGACCAGCAGGTGGCGCATGCCGTCGACGCCCAGGTAGCTGCCCTGGCCGATCTGCTGACCGACGGTCGACTGCAGGTTCGAGAAGAGGATGTTGGCCGAGGTGTCGGAGCCGGTGACGTAGGTGCCGATCCAGCCCAGCGACGGGGCCAGGAAGGGGTAGACCGCACCGGCGCCGGCGATGAACAGGCCCAGGGCCAGGGTCTGGCCCGAGTCGCCCATCACGTAGGCCAGGGCGACCACCATGCCGATGGTCAGGGCCGAGAACTTCATCTTGACGATGTTGGCCCACAGCTCCTTGAAGATCGCACCGAACGACATCCGGTAGATGAGACCCACCAGGATGGCCACGATGGCCAGCAGGAACCACGGCTGCGACGTCAGTTGCCAGGTGTAGGTCTGGTGGCCGGCGGCCTCTCCGGCGGCGTTGAGCAGGTTGCCCGACAGCAGCGGCCACTTCATGGCGAAGTCCGCCTTGGCGAGCACCCCCTTGACGGCCGGGACGGCTGCGACGGCGAAGACGACGATCACCAGGATGTAGGGCACCAGGGCCATCATGATCTTCTTGCCGGTGAGGTCGGAGGTGTCGACGTGCTCGGCCTCGACGGCCTCGGTCTCGATGGAGGAGTCCATCGGAATGCCGATCCGGGTGGCGGCCTCGTGACCGCCCTGGGGCTTCCAGAACTTCAGGAAGAGCATCGCCAGGGCCACGGTGATGATGGCGGCGAAGATCTCGGTGAGGTTGTACAGGGCGGTCGAGGCGACGACCCACTTGGTGGCGCCGAAGACGATGCCGCAGAACAGGCCGAAGGGCCACACCTGCACCACGCCCTTCTTGCCGTCCATGATGGCCAGCATCAGGAAGGGCACCACCAGGCAGAGCAGCGCGCAGATCCGGGCGGAGACCGGGGCGACGTCGAGGACGTCCAGACCGGAGGTCTTGGCGGCCTGGAGCACCGGCAGCCCGACCGCGCCGAAGGCGACCGGGACGGTGTTGGCGACCAGGGCGGTGACGGCGCCGCGCAGCTTGCCGAAGCCGATGCCGATGAGCATGGCGGCGGCGATCGCCACGGGGGCGCCGAAGCCGGCGAGGGCCTCCAGCAGGCCGCCGAAGCAGAAGGCGATGAGGATGCCCAGCACGCGCGGGTCGTCGCTGATGAGGAAGAAGGTCTTGCGCAGGTCGTCGAAACGTCCGGAGACCACCGTCAGCTGGTACATCCAGATCGCGGCGACGAGGATCGCGACAATCGGAAGGATGCCGTAGAGGAAACCCTGGACGCTGCTGGAGAATGCCATGCCGAACGGCATCTTGAAGGCCGTGATCGCAACGACCAGGGCCACCGCCCAGGAGAAGATGCCGGCCCAGTGGGCCTTCCACTTGAGCGCGCCCAGCGTGATGAGCATGGCCAGCACGGGCAGGAAGGCGACCAGGGCGGACAGCCACTGGCGCCCCAGGGGGTTGGTATCAGGCCTGAAGGCCTCGAGAAGAACCATCGAAACTCCGTTGTTCCGCCGTACGAGTAGGGGTCATGGGTGCGTATGGCGGGTCCCGAAGCCCCCGGCGTGTGAGCATTGGTCCTACCAAACCACTACAGTACGTCGTAGCCGCGCGCAGCGTCAAGAACTTCGTGCATGGCAGTTCGGGCGAGATGAGCCTTCGTTCATCGATGATCATCGCCCGCCTCTGAATCTCCCGGAGGGCGCCATTTACGTGCGGATCAGGGTGCTTAATTCGACAGTGTTGAAATCCGGCCCGGGAAGCGCTCGCTCAGCCGGGTGGGGACCCGGTTCTGATGCGTAAGCTGTGCGCCGTCCAGCACCGGACCCCGCCGAAGGGCCACAATGGGCGGTACGATCGCCGGTCGCGGCCGCGCCCCCCCAGCACCCCGGGTCGGCCGCTCCGGCACGAGCGGAGGCGGACAGTGATGACAGCACGCGGAGACGGACGAGATGACGATGTCCTCAACCGCGCCACTGACATCGAGGAGGGTATCGGCGCCGAACCCGAGGCCGCGGGCGAGGACGTCCGCACCTACCGTGGATTCGATGTGGCGTTGAGCTTCATCGACTCCCAGATCCTCACCGGCGTCTACGCCAACGGCACCCGGCTTCCCGCCGAACGCGATCTGGCCACCCGGCTGGGGGTGAGCCGCGGTGCGGTCCGGGAGGCGATCCGGGTGCTCCAGGCCCAGGGGATCCTCGTGTCGGGAACCGGGCGGGGCAACGGCACCCGCGTCCAGGCGCGGCCCAGCAACGCGATCGGGCGGATCCTGCGCCTCCAGCTGGCCCTGGATGTCGTCTCCTTCGCCGACCTCACCGAGACCCGGGTCGCCCTGGAGCGTGCGGCGTGCGCAGCGGCTGCCAGACGTCGTGAGCCCAGGCCACTGGCCGAGGCCGCGAAGCTGCTCGAACAGATGCGCTCCGTGGAGAACCCCGACCTGTTCAACGAGCTGGACACGGCCTTCCACGTGGCTCTGGCCGAAGCGGGCGACAACATCCTGATGAGCGACCTCACGGTGGCGATCCGCAAGTCCGTGGAGACCCCGATCAGCGTGGCGGAGCACACCCTGACGAGCTGGCCCGCGTTGCGCGAGATGCTCGTCACCCAGCACGGGCAGATGTTGGAGGCCATCTCCGACGGGGACGCGGACAGGGCCGCCCAGGTGAGTGAGGAGCACATCCGGGTCGCCTATCAGAAACTCCTGTACGGCATGGACTGACGTCCCGCCCAATCCCGGCTCCCCACCGACGTCCCATCCGGCTAAGCGTCATCCCCCGGTTTCCGGCCCCTCCCCGGCCAGCCCTCCAACCCCATTTTCGCAAGGCCTGATGCCCATATTTGCATTGATGGGACCCCCGTGTGAACGTCCGCTCAGGCCGGGTCTACTATCTGGTGTAGTTGAAAATCGCGGGCGCACAGCGCCCCGACCCACGACTCAGCATTGATCCACAGAGCAGTCGGCACAGCCGCTACGAGGGAGAAGTCAGGCATGACCACGGAAACTTCGATCACCCCTGGAGGTCCGGCCGCCGCACCGGATCGTCAGGACCTCACGCACAGGCCGGATCTGGCGACCACCACCGGGCGCGTCGCCCCGGTGAGATCTCGGCGTCCCGTCTACCTGGACATGCTTCCCCCGTGCAACGCCGGATGCCCCGCCGGGGAGAACATCCAGGAGTGGTTGCGCCTCATCAAGGCCCACGACGAGGAGCGGGCCTGGCGCCAGCTCACCGCCGACAATCCCTTCCCCGCCATCCACGGCCGCGTCTGCTACCACCCCTGCGAGGTGGCCTGCAACCGCGCGGACCTGGACGGCGCCGTCTCCATCCATTCCGTGGAGCGCTACCTGGGCGATGTCGCCATCGAGAAGGGCTGGACCTTCAAGAAGCCGGAGGCGCGCTCGGGCCACCGCGTCCTGGTGATCGGCGCCGGCCCCGCCGGACTGTCGGCCGCCTACCACCTGGCCATGATGGGCCACGACGTCGAGATCCATGACGGCGGCGACGCGGCCGGCGGCATGATGCGCTACGGCATCCCGGAGTACCGGCTGCCCCGCGAGGTGCTGGACGCCGAGATCGGCCGGCTCGCCGACATCGGCGTCAAGACCGTCCTCAACCACAACGTCACCGACCTGGCCGAGGAGAAGGCCGCCGGACGCTTCGACGCCGTCTTCGTGGCCATCGGCGCCCACCTGTCCAAGCGCGTCGACATCCCCAACCAGGACGCCTCCCGGATGGTCGACGCCGTGAGCTTCCTGCATCAGGTCGGCTCCGGCGAGAAGCCGATCATCGGACGCCGGGTCGCCGTCTACGGCGGCGGCAACACCGCCATGGACGCCGCCCGCGTGGCCAAGCGGCTGGGCGCCGAGGAGTCCATCGTCGTCTACCGGCGCACCGCCGACCAGATGCCGGCCCACTCCGAGGAGCGCGAGGAGGCCGAGCGCGAGGGCGTCCAGATGAACTGGCTGCGCACCATCACCGACGTCGGCGACGACCTCACCGTCGAGGTGATGGAGCTCGACGAGGACGGCAAGCCGCACGGCACCGGCCGTTTCGAGAAGCTCGAGGCCGACACCGTCATCCTGGCCCTGGGGCAGGAGGCCGACACCGGCTTCCTCCACAAGCTGCCCGGCATGCGGTTCAAGAACGACGTCGTCGACGTCAACCCCTCCACCCTGATGACCGATATCCCCGGCGTCTTCGCCGGAGGCGACACCGTCCCCTCCGAGCGCACCGTGACGGTGGGCACCGGCCACGGCAAGCGGGCCGCCCGCCAGATCGACCGGTGGCTGCGCCGCGACGAGTCCTACCCGGCCCCCAAGGACACCGTCGTGGGATTCAACGACCTGAACCTCTGGTACTTCGGCGATCACATGCGCCGCCACCAGCCCGAACTCGATCCGACCCAGCGCGTCAACTTCGACGAGGTGGTCGGCGGCCTGGACGAGACCCAGGCGCACTTCGAGGCCGGCCGCTGCCTGTCCTGCGGCAACTGCTTCGAGTGCGACGGGTGCTTCGGCTCCTGCCCCGAGGACGCCATCATCAAGCTCGGCCCCGGCCACCGCTACGAGTACGACTACAACAAGTGCACCGGCTGCGCCACCTGCTTCGACCAGTGCCCCGTCCACGCGATCCAGATGGTGCCCGAGGGCACCCCGATCGAGTCGATCCCCGGTGCCGGCAATCCCACCCCGGGATGGGCGGTCCGCCCCGAGCCCAGTCCTGCGCACTACGACGGCGCGGCACGAGCGGCCGCGGAGCAGTCGGCCGCCTCCGGCAACACCATCCCCCAGAACTGAGCCCGAGAGCGAAGAGAGAAGAACCAGAAATGGAACGCACCCGGATCATCGCCGACGGCAACACCGCCGCCGCGTCAGTCGCATACCGCTGCAACGAGCTCTGCTCGATCTACCCCATCACCCCCTCCTCGCCGATGGCCGAGACCGCCGACGAGTGGTCCGCCGCGAAGCGGACCAACATCTGGGGAGACATCCCCACCGTCATGGAGATGCAGTCCGAGGGAGGTGCGGCCGGCGCCCTCCACGGAGCCCTCCAGGGCGGCGCGCTGACCACCACCTTCACGGCCTCCCAGGGCCTGCTCCTGATGATTCCGAATATGTACAAGATCGCCGGTGAGCTCACCAGCACGGTCTTCCATGTGGCGGCCCGCTCGCTGGCCGCCCAGGGTCTGTCGATCTTCGGCGATCACCAGGACGTGATGGCCTGCCGCCAGACCGGCTTCGCGATGCTGTGCTCGGCCACCGTCCAGGAGTGCCACGACATGGCGCTCATCAGCCAGGCCGCCACGATGCACTCGCGGGTCCCCTTCATGCACTTCTTCGAGGGGTTCCGCACCTCTCACGAGCTCAACGTGCTGGAGACCCTGTCGGACGACGACATCCGCGAGTTCATCACCGACGATCTGGTGCACGCCCACCGCGACCGCGCCCTGTCGCCGGCCCACCCGTTCATCCGCGGCACCGCGCAGAACCCCGACATCCACTTCCAGGCCCGTGAGGCCGCCAACCAGTACTACGAGAAGGTGCCCGGCATCGTCTCCGGACTGCTCGACCAGTTCGCCGAGCTGACCGGACGCCGTTACAACCTCGTCGAGTACTACGGCGATCCCGAGGCCGAT contains these protein-coding regions:
- a CDS encoding LutB/LldF family L-lactate oxidation iron-sulfur protein; amino-acid sequence: MGTELRRITEGNHGVARLTPAPDNGGTFLGMPKFQKAVKTELELSVQRKNMRNATTTIRNKRALRVSESPDWEELRDAATAIKNRVSRHLDYYLEEAEKNLEAHGVHVHWARDGEEANRIVAEIAKAKGVDEVVKIKSITTQETDLNEYLEEQGIAAWETDLAELIVQLGHDRPSHIVVPAIHRNRAEVREIFLREMKNYGRPAPEDVSENPPELAGAARLHLREKFLRAKMAVSGGNFVCADTGSLVIVESEGNGRMCLTLPDTLVSMVGIEKVLPSFDDLEVFLKLLPRSATGERMNPYNSVWSGVTEGDGPQEQHVIFMDNGRTDVLADKVGREVLRCIRCASCINTCPVYERAGGHAYGSVYPGPIGISLTPQLRGVDDPVDRGMPYACSLCGACNDVCPVKIPFTDIILHLRNRVADAEKADRFGHDAEGTVERNLMKTAGWIFGSAKRFEGVQMATRGAGKALRGKPLGPIPVPVAERWLKYRDVEAPPTETFRSWWKKNRQEGK
- a CDS encoding (Fe-S)-binding protein, which codes for MTTTTAPHSGAAAAPGRPGAGMTVGLFITCINDVMFPQTGQAVVKILERLGCSVEFPKAQTCCGQMTTNSGYFDESIPAVKQYVKAFSGYDYVVAPSGSCTGAVREQHPMLARHTGDKGLIREVDEVSSKIFDLPEFLVDVLGVDDVGGYFPHRVTYHPSCHGLRFIKLGDKPYRLLSHVKGMTMVPLPADEQCCGFGGTFCVKNPDMSAAMANDKARHVRETEAEYVVAGDNSCLLNIGGVLSRQNSGVKAIHLAEILANTEED
- a CDS encoding L-lactate permease → MVLLEAFRPDTNPLGRQWLSALVAFLPVLAMLITLGALKWKAHWAGIFSWAVALVVAITAFKMPFGMAFSSSVQGFLYGILPIVAILVAAIWMYQLTVVSGRFDDLRKTFFLISDDPRVLGILIAFCFGGLLEALAGFGAPVAIAAAMLIGIGFGKLRGAVTALVANTVPVAFGAVGLPVLQAAKTSGLDVLDVAPVSARICALLCLVVPFLMLAIMDGKKGVVQVWPFGLFCGIVFGATKWVVASTALYNLTEIFAAIITVALAMLFLKFWKPQGGHEAATRIGIPMDSSIETEAVEAEHVDTSDLTGKKIMMALVPYILVIVVFAVAAVPAVKGVLAKADFAMKWPLLSGNLLNAAGEAAGHQTYTWQLTSQPWFLLAIVAILVGLIYRMSFGAIFKELWANIVKMKFSALTIGMVVALAYVMGDSGQTLALGLFIAGAGAVYPFLAPSLGWIGTYVTGSDTSANILFSNLQSTVGQQIGQGSYLGVDGMRHLLVGTGAAGGVVGKMISPQSLTVAATAIGLMGGESIILRKVFKYSILLIVLMCILAGLMSTPVLAWILP
- a CDS encoding FadR/GntR family transcriptional regulator, which gives rise to MTARGDGRDDDVLNRATDIEEGIGAEPEAAGEDVRTYRGFDVALSFIDSQILTGVYANGTRLPAERDLATRLGVSRGAVREAIRVLQAQGILVSGTGRGNGTRVQARPSNAIGRILRLQLALDVVSFADLTETRVALERAACAAAARRREPRPLAEAAKLLEQMRSVENPDLFNELDTAFHVALAEAGDNILMSDLTVAIRKSVETPISVAEHTLTSWPALREMLVTQHGQMLEAISDGDADRAAQVSEEHIRVAYQKLLYGMD